The genomic interval CGACACCCTCTTCCATTTGTGGCATTTTTTCACTTGTGGCATTTGTGGCATTTCCTAGGATCTGAGTTTCGCGTCCAGGGCTTTGGCCACGCAGGACGGGACGAAAGCGTCCACGCTGCCGCCCAGACGTGCAATTTCCTTGATGAGGCTGGAGCTCAGGTAGGTGTACTCCTCGCGCGGCATGAGAAAGACGGTTTCGACGCCGGGTTCCATTTTACGATTCATGAGGGCCATCTGGAATTCGAATTCGAAATCGGACACCGCCCGGAGGCCCCGCAGGATGGCACTGGCCTCTTTCCGGCGCGCGAAGTCGACGAGCAACCCATCGAAGTGATCGACGACGACGTTCCGGGCCTCCCGGCACACCTGCTCGATGAGGTCGACGCGTTCGGCAAACGAGAAGAGGCTGGTTTTCTTTTGTTCGTTTGAGGCGACGGCTACGATCAATTCATCGAACAACCGGCTTGCACGGCAGATGACGTCGAGGTGCCCGTTGGTGATCGGGTCGAAGCTTCCAGGGTAGATGGCGCGACGCATGAAATGGGAATCGATGGGCGTCTTTTTCTTTTTATTACTCCCACTCGATCGTGCTGGGGGGTTTGCTGGAGATGTCGTAGCAAACGCGGTTTACGCCCTTCACCTCATTGATGATGCGGGTGGAGAGCCGGGCAAGGATCTCGTACGGAATCCGGACCCAATCGGCCGTCATTCCGTCCTGGCTTTCGACGATGCGCACCGCCACGGTGTTATCGTACGTCCGCTGGTCGCCCATTACCCCGACGGAGCGTATGGGGAGCAGAATGGCGAAGGATTGCCAGACCTTGTAGTACCAATCGGCGGCCTTCATCTCACTGACGACGATCTCATCGGCCTGCCGCAGAATGGAAAGCCGTTCTTCGGTGATTTCACCCAGGATTCGAACGCCGAGGCCGGGCCCTGGAAAGGGCTGGCGGAACACGATTTCGCGCGGCAGCTCAAGCTCGAGCCCGACCTGCCTGACTTCGTCCTTGAACAGCTGGCGCAGCGGTTCGAGGAGCTCGAAGTCCATCTTTTCGGGTAATCCACCGACGTTATGATGGCTTTTGATCAGGGCGGCCGGGTTGCCGGCGATGGCGACGCTTTCGATCACGTCCGGATAGAGCGTGCCCTGGGCCAGGTAATGGTAGCGGCCCTCCGGGCCGGAGTCATGCGCCTTTAATTCGCGCGTCGTCTCCTCGAAGACGCGAATGAATTCCTCGCCGATGATTTTGCGTTTTTGTTCCGGGTCGGTCACGCCGCGCAACCTGGCCAGGAAACGCTGGGAAGCGTCCACGTAGCGCAGTTTGATATGGAAATTTTCGCCGAAAACCCTTTGCACCGTTTCGGCCTCGCGCGCCCGCAACAACCCGTTATTGACGAAAATGCACGTCAGGCGATCCCCCAGCGCGCGGTGGAGGAGGGCGGCGGCCACGGATGAATCGACACCGCCCGATAGGCCAAGCACGGCCTTGTCCCGGCCAACGCGGGCGCTGATTTCGCGGCAGGTTTGCTCGATGAAGGAACCCATGGTCCAGTCGCCGCGGCAGCCGCAGATACGGTAGAGAAAATTCTCCAGGATTTCCTTGCCCAGCGGCGTGTGCGCGACCTCCGGATGGAACTGCAGGCCGTAGAGTCTGCGCTCGATGTCCGCGATGGCGGCATACGGTGAATTCTCGGTGACGCCGATAGCCGAAAATTCCGGGGGCAACGCGGTGATCTTATCCCCATGGCTGTTCCAGACCTGGAACTCGTCGGGTAATCCCTCGAAAAGGGGGTTCAGGCCGGTGGTCCTCAGGTGGCCCGGACCATACTCCCGGCGTTCCGAATACTCGACCCGGCCGCCTAGAAAATGGGCAAACAGCTGGACGCCGTAACAGATGCCGAGGATCGGCAGGCCAAGGTCGAAAATTTCCGGATTCAGCAAGGGCGCATGGGCGGAAAAAACGCTGGCCGGGCCGCCGGAGAGGATGATACCCTTCGCCCCTTTGTCGCGGATCGTTTTCGGGTTGGCATTAAACGGCAGGATTTCGGAATACACCCGGCATTCGCGCACCCGCCGCGCGATGACTTGCGTGTATTGCGATCCGAAATCCAGGATCGCCACTTTTGAACCGGAGAAAGCTTCGCCGCTGCTCATCGGAGAAAAGGATTACGGGTTACCCGTTACTGGTGTACCCGGTTCGCGCAAACGTTTTTGTTGATTGATTTGTTGGTCTATAATGGGTGCTAAGTAATGGGTGTTAAGTTGCGAGTAAGAGGAAAGTCTAAAGTGATTCCGCCTGCACTCCTTCTGGAAGGGTACTGCAGCGGCATTTTCCCGATGGGGACTGACCACGGCGAAATCGCGTGGTTTTCGCCGGACCCGCGCGGCATCATCCCGTTGGACGGGTTTCACATTCCGCACGGCCTCAAGCGAACCTTGAAAAAGGGGCTTTTTGAAGTGCGGATAAATCAGGCGTTCGAAGAGGTGATTCGTGCGTGCGCCGCCCGGAACGAGACGTGGATCAGCAAGGAAATCATTGCCAGTTACCTTAACCTGCACCAACTGGGTTATGCGCACTCGGTGGAGACCTGGCGGGAGGGGCGCCTGGCGGGCGGCCTTTACGGCGTAGGCCTTTACGGGGCATTTTTTGGCGAGTCGATGTTTCACTACGAAACCGACGCTTCGAAGGTTGCCTTGGTGGCGCTGGTTCACCGTTTGCAGGAGCGCCAATACCGGCTCCTTGATACCCAGTACATTACCCCTCACCTTCAGACCTTCGGTGCAGTGGAAATTTCCCGGACCAAGTACCTGCGCTTGCTCCGGCAAGCCCTGGTACTCGACTGCAGGTTTGTGTAACGCGTAACCGGTGCCAGGCGAAACCTTACGCCGCGTGCGGTCCTCTCCGAAACCCGCTACCCGTTACTCGTTACCCGTTACCTTCTTCTTCTCCAGCGGCCACCATATCCGGAAAGGCAGCGAGATCAGCAGGCTGATCGCGGCGATATGAATGGCGTTCTCGAGTCCCGCGGTCGTGGCCACGGCGGCCCAGATCAGGCCCCCTAATGCCATCGCCCCGCTGCCGGTCATCATCAGGATGGCGTTGATCCTGCCGCGTGAGGCGTCCGGGGTCGCCCGCTGGCCGACTGCCCAGATCTCGGTGGCCGCCAGCGTCCAGGAACCACCGGCTACGGCGGCAACCGCCAAAAAGAGAGCTCTCTGCCGGACGAAGCCGATCAAATAAAAGACGATGATCAACAAGGCGCACGCCACCACGGTGATGGCGTTGGGTGAGAGTTTCTTCTGCAGGATCGGCACCATGAGGATGCCCCCGACGACGGATCCGATCCCGAGCGCGGTAAAAAGCAGCCCGAGTTCGCCGGAACTCATTTTAAGCACTTGCAACGCGAAGGTCGGGAGCAACGCCGGGACGAGCGAAATGAAGAAGTTGAAGAGAAGGTTCCGAAAGAGCACCGTCCGAATCTGAGCGCGGCGCTCGATGACGCGTTTAACTTCCGCGACCGCCTCCTTCAGGGTAGGCGGATGTGCCGGCGGCCCTCTCCGCCCTTCCGGCAGGAATTTCATGGAAAGCGACACGCCCACGAAGGTCATGGCGCCGGCCAAAAAGATCGACCTGGGACCGAGTTGCGACAGCAGCAACCCGGCCAACGCCGGTCCCAGGATACCGGAAAGGTTAACCTGCACCCCGCTCAGGGCCACCGCCGCCTCCACGTCCGGTTCATCCACGATTTCCACGAACAAGGCCGCCCAGACCGGGGCACTCAAGGCCAGCCCGGCGCCGGAGACCAGCGACAAGCACAAGATTAATTGGGCCGGCAGGTTTGGAATCGCGCTGACGGCGGCAAGTATCGCCGACGCCAACCCAAGCCCAATGTAAACCAGACGAAGCAGCCGTTTTCGAGGCCAGCGATCAGCCAGGATCCCGCCTGGAAACGTGACCAGGAAGAACGCTATGGACGACACGCTCGGTATGATCGACAGCAGGAACGTAGAGGCTGAAACCCGGTGCACCAGCCAGCGCACCGCGACCTCCTGCGCCGACACAAGGCTGCCCGAAGTACAGCTGAACAGCCATAAAAGCCCGAAGGCCCGGTTCCTGATCGGCAACCAGGTATTCGCAGTTTTGCTGGGAGGCGGCGGAGGGTTTTGCGGATCAGAACGGTTCGAAGTGTCCAACGCCGGTCTGATCGTTTCTGGATGCTTGCAAGGTTTGGTGCCCACAGCCGGGAGCTGGTAACCGATCAAAATACCGTTACGCTCACGTGGTCATCATTTGCCAGCGAGAACCTTTGCTATGCCTATCATTTCCGTTCGCGACCTGCTTGTCCAACGAAGCGGCAACATCATTCTGGAAGGCCTGAACTGGGAGGTACAGGAAAACGAACATTGGGTGGTGCTGGGCGCCAACGGCTCAGGCAAGACCAGCCTGTTGAGCTGCGTTACGGGGTACCTGACGCCATCCCGCGGCAGGATCTGCGTTCTGGGCCGGGAATACGGCCACAGCGACTGGCGTGAACTGCGCAAGGAGGTAGGTCTGGTGAGCTCAAGCATCCGGCACTTTATTGAGGATGGACAGACGGCGCTGGAGGTTGTCGCCAGCGGCCGCACGGCGGAACTGAACCTGTGGCATAAGCCTAAGGCGGCTCTTCGCGAAGCCGCCTTATCGGTTCTCCGCCAGGTTGAGGCTGAACCGCTGGCCGGCCGTCCCTGGCTTTACCTTTCCCAAGGGGAACGCCAACGCACCCTGATCGGCCGTGCGCTGATGGCGCAGTTTCGAATCCTGATTCTCGACGAGCCTTGCGCCGGGCTTGACCCGGTGGCGCGGGAACGCTTCCTGGACTTCATCCGCCGCCTGGCCCTCGCACCCGAAACTCCCAACCTGGTCATGGTTACCCATCACGTGGAAGAAATTTTGCCCTGTTTCTCGAGAGCCCTCGTCCTGCACCGGGGAAAGATCCTGGTGCAGGGTCCGTCGAACAAAGTGATTACCTCGCCAGTGCTCTCGACGGCATTTGAAGCGGAGATCAAGGTGCTCCGGCGCCAGGCCCGCTTTGAATTGCAAGTGGGCACACGGCGGGCACAGCGGGAGAATGCGGGCACAACGTAAGAGTTCACACGGCGAACACGGCGAACCACGGCGACCACGGCGGGAAGACAAAATTACCCAGCACCCGATGTTCGGCCCCGAATTCGGCTCCCGGCAAGGATTACGCCGTCTTTGCCCCGGAGCGGCGGGCGCCTGGAACGTTAATGCCGAGTACGCTCGCCGCTCCGGGGCAAAGACGGCGTAGATTCTCGCGTGCCTGACGAGCCGCCCTCACTGCTGGCATTCCTCTTCCCTCCGTGTTCGCCGTGGTTCGCCGTGTTCGCCGTGTGAACTCTTACGTTGTGCCCGCCGGATCGCTGTGCCCGCCGTGTGACCGTGTGACCGACACCCTGCAAACTAAATCTTCGCAAAGGCTGCGGACGTAGCGCATCTTGCAACCCTATTGTGCGTTGTATGCTGCGCCCGCGATTCCCCCTGTTTTTGATTCCCCTGGCTCTCCTTCCCGGCTGCGGCGAGCGACCACCACCGGGCGCGACGGGCCAGGCACCGCCCCCTAAGAACGTGCTCGTGACGCAGGTCAGCACTCAGGACGTGCCGATCCAGTTGCATGAATTCGGCCGGATCACGTCGCCGGAATCAGTTGACGTAAAGCCGCAGGTGAGCGGGCGAATTACCGAAGTGCATTTCAAGGATGGCCAGGAGGTGAAAAAGGGAGACCCGCTTTTCGTCATCGATCCGCGGCCGTTCCAGGCTGATCTTGAGCAGTCCCAAGGCCAATTGGAGGCCGACCAGGGGCAACTGCAGCTGGCGCAGCGCAACCTGCAACGGGATGAGCAGATCGGCAAACAACGGTTTGTGTCGGAGCAGCAGATCGACCAGGACCGCACCCAGGTTCAGAACTTTCAGGGCGCCATAACCAAGGATCAAGCGGCCATTGAACTGGCCAGGCTCAACCTGGAGTACAGCCAGGTGCGTGCGCCGGTGGACGGGCGGACCGGCAGACGGTTGGTGGACATGGGCAATTACGTGGCGACGGGCGGGGCAACGCTGGTAAACATTCAACGGCAAGACCCGGTCTACGTCGACTTCAACATTTCGGAGAACGATCTGGCGCGGCTTCGAGAAAATCTGGCGGGCCATACCCTTAGGGTCGACGTGGACTCACCGGCGAAACCGGAGGTCACGAAATCGGGTTCATTAAGTTTTCTCGACAACGCGGTCTCGACGCAAGCCGGGACGGTGCTGTTGCGGGCGACGATCCCGAATGAAGACCGTTACCTCTGGCCGGGACAGTATGTGAACGTGGCCCTGACCCTGCAGGTGCTGAGAAGCGCCTTGGTGGTTCCGAGCCAGACGGTCCAGTTGGGCGGCAAAGGGCCTTTCCTTTTCGTGATCAAGCCGGATCATACCGCTGAGCAACGGCTGGTGACGCAGGGTCCGCATTTCGGCGACGCGACGGTGGTTTCGAAGGGCGTGCAGGCAGGTGAAACCGTGGTGGTTGAGGGTCAGCTCGCGCTCGCCAACGGCATGAAGGTTAACCCGGCGCCCTATAAGGCGAATGGGTCCGAAACGCCTCCTCCGGACGGGGGACACGACGTGACGGAAAACAATCCGGGCACCGGTCCTGATCAGCGGCCGAAACCGACCCCGGCCCAGGAGGTCAAGTCGGCGCTGTGAGCCTATGAACTTTTCCGAACTTTTTATCAGACGGCCGATCATGACGTTGCTGCTCACGATCAGCGTCACCGTTTTCGGTATCCAGGTCTTTCGCCAGTTGCCGGTCAACGACCTGCCGGCCGTGGATTACCCGGTGATCCAGGTCCAGGTGAGCTACCCTGGGGCGAGTCCGGAGACGATGGCCAACACGGTCGCTACGCCGTTGGAGAAACAATTTTTGCAAATCCCGGGGCTTCAGCTGGCGACCTCGAACAATCAGACGGGCCAGAGCACTTTGGTATTGCAGTTCGGCCTGGATAAGAGCCTGGGGGATGCCGCCACCGACGTGCAGGCGGCGATTTCGCGCGCAACAGGTTTTCTGCCGACCGACCTGCCGCAGCCGCCGTCGTTTCAGAAGACCAACCCGAACGACCAGCCGATCTTCTACCTTGCACTGGTGAGCGACACCCTCACCGAAGGCGCGCTTTACGACTACGGCAACACCCAGCTGGGCCAGCAGATCGCGATCATCAACGGGGTAAGTCAGGTCAACGTTTACGGCGCGAAGCGGGCGATTCGGATCAAGGTCGACGTCAACAAGCTTTCCTCCCTGAATCTCACGATGACCGACGTGACGAACGCGGTCGGCCAGAGCACGGCCTATCAGGGCGCCGGGCAATTTGACGGCAAGTACCAGACTTTTCTGCTCCGGCCGAACGGGCAACTCTCGACTGCAGTCCAGTACGCCGAAGTCATCATCGCGCGTCCGAATGGCCAACCGGTTTACCTTAAGGACGTTGCGCGCGTCGTGGAGTCGGTTGACGACGAGCGTATCAGCCGCAACTTCTGGGCCCGCAGCTACGGCGAGGCGCCGACCGAGGTGGTCCTGGCGGTCAGCCGGCAAGCCGGCGCCAATGCGGTTGAGGTGGCCCGCAAAGTCAGGGAGTTGCTGCCGGCTTTCGAAGCCCAGTTGCCCGGTTCGGTCAAGCTGATTCCGCTCTACGACCGCTCCAAGACGATTGTGGCCAACGCGGAGGAAGTCGAGCGCACCTTGATGATCGCCTTCGCCCTGGTCGTGATCGTCATTTTCGTCTTTCTCGGGCGCGCGACGGACACGCTGATTCCCTCCGTGGCCTTACCCCTTTCGCTGCTCATCACGTTCATCGTCATGGGCGCGCTCAACTTCAGCCTGAATAACCTGACGCTGATGGCGTTGACGCTGGCGATCGGGTTCCTGGTCGACGACGCGATCGTCTTTCTTGAAAACACGGTGCGGCTGATCGAAGGCGGCGAGAAGCCGATGGACGCGGCGATCCACAGCGCCCGCCAGATTACCTTCACCATCATTGCGATGACGGTGTCGCTGGCGGTGGTCTTCCTGCCTTTGGTGATGGTGACGGGCATCATCGGGCGCATTTTCCGGGAGTTCTCCGTGACCATCATCGTGGCGATCTTTGCCTCGGGACTCGTGTCCATCACCCTCACGCCGATGATGTGCTCGCGGATCCTGGGCCAGCGCAGCCACGAGAACAAAACCTGGATGGAACGCCATGTCGGCGGCCTGTTTCGCCGGATTGCCGAAGGCTACGGGCGGACCCTTTACTTTTTCCTGCACCACCGCTGGATTTCAGCGGTAACCTGGGTGGCGTGCCTGGGGCTCACGGTCTGGCTGTTCGGGCTTTTGCCCAAAACGTTTATCCCGCCGGGGGACAGCAGCTTCATCCGGGGGGTAGGCATCGCCGTCGAGGGGATTTCACCTAACCGCATCAAGCAAATCCAGCGTCAGGTCGATGCCATTTTGCGAAAGAACGATGCGGTCGACGAAACCTTTACCCTATGCGGTTTTTCAAAAGGTTTGCCGTCGAATCAGATGCTGATCCTGGCATTCTTGAAAGACCCGGGTAAGCGTCCGCCGATCAATGCGGTCGCCGCTGACCTGATGCGCGACCTGCGCCAGATCCCGGGCATCCTTCCGCTGCTCCGACCGGACCCGGTGTTGCAGATCAGCACGGGCGCAAC from Verrucomicrobiota bacterium carries:
- a CDS encoding leucyl/phenylalanyl-tRNA--protein transferase — translated: MGVKLRVRGKSKVIPPALLLEGYCSGIFPMGTDHGEIAWFSPDPRGIIPLDGFHIPHGLKRTLKKGLFEVRINQAFEEVIRACAARNETWISKEIIASYLNLHQLGYAHSVETWREGRLAGGLYGVGLYGAFFGESMFHYETDASKVALVALVHRLQERQYRLLDTQYITPHLQTFGAVEISRTKYLRLLRQALVLDCRFV
- a CDS encoding MFS transporter — translated: MPIRNRAFGLLWLFSCTSGSLVSAQEVAVRWLVHRVSASTFLLSIIPSVSSIAFFLVTFPGGILADRWPRKRLLRLVYIGLGLASAILAAVSAIPNLPAQLILCLSLVSGAGLALSAPVWAALFVEIVDEPDVEAAVALSGVQVNLSGILGPALAGLLLSQLGPRSIFLAGAMTFVGVSLSMKFLPEGRRGPPAHPPTLKEAVAEVKRVIERRAQIRTVLFRNLLFNFFISLVPALLPTFALQVLKMSSGELGLLFTALGIGSVVGGILMVPILQKKLSPNAITVVACALLIIVFYLIGFVRQRALFLAVAAVAGGSWTLAATEIWAVGQRATPDASRGRINAILMMTGSGAMALGGLIWAAVATTAGLENAIHIAAISLLISLPFRIWWPLEKKKVTGNE
- the coaD gene encoding pantetheine-phosphate adenylyltransferase, giving the protein MRRAIYPGSFDPITNGHLDVICRASRLFDELIVAVASNEQKKTSLFSFAERVDLIEQVCREARNVVVDHFDGLLVDFARRKEASAILRGLRAVSDFEFEFQMALMNRKMEPGVETVFLMPREEYTYLSSSLIKEIARLGGSVDAFVPSCVAKALDAKLRS
- the guaA gene encoding glutamine-hydrolyzing GMP synthase; amino-acid sequence: MSSGEAFSGSKVAILDFGSQYTQVIARRVRECRVYSEILPFNANPKTIRDKGAKGIILSGGPASVFSAHAPLLNPEIFDLGLPILGICYGVQLFAHFLGGRVEYSERREYGPGHLRTTGLNPLFEGLPDEFQVWNSHGDKITALPPEFSAIGVTENSPYAAIADIERRLYGLQFHPEVAHTPLGKEILENFLYRICGCRGDWTMGSFIEQTCREISARVGRDKAVLGLSGGVDSSVAAALLHRALGDRLTCIFVNNGLLRAREAETVQRVFGENFHIKLRYVDASQRFLARLRGVTDPEQKRKIIGEEFIRVFEETTRELKAHDSGPEGRYHYLAQGTLYPDVIESVAIAGNPAALIKSHHNVGGLPEKMDFELLEPLRQLFKDEVRQVGLELELPREIVFRQPFPGPGLGVRILGEITEERLSILRQADEIVVSEMKAADWYYKVWQSFAILLPIRSVGVMGDQRTYDNTVAVRIVESQDGMTADWVRIPYEILARLSTRIINEVKGVNRVCYDISSKPPSTIEWE
- a CDS encoding ATP-binding cassette domain-containing protein gives rise to the protein MPIISVRDLLVQRSGNIILEGLNWEVQENEHWVVLGANGSGKTSLLSCVTGYLTPSRGRICVLGREYGHSDWRELRKEVGLVSSSIRHFIEDGQTALEVVASGRTAELNLWHKPKAALREAALSVLRQVEAEPLAGRPWLYLSQGERQRTLIGRALMAQFRILILDEPCAGLDPVARERFLDFIRRLALAPETPNLVMVTHHVEEILPCFSRALVLHRGKILVQGPSNKVITSPVLSTAFEAEIKVLRRQARFELQVGTRRAQRENAGTT
- a CDS encoding efflux RND transporter permease subunit — encoded protein: MNFSELFIRRPIMTLLLTISVTVFGIQVFRQLPVNDLPAVDYPVIQVQVSYPGASPETMANTVATPLEKQFLQIPGLQLATSNNQTGQSTLVLQFGLDKSLGDAATDVQAAISRATGFLPTDLPQPPSFQKTNPNDQPIFYLALVSDTLTEGALYDYGNTQLGQQIAIINGVSQVNVYGAKRAIRIKVDVNKLSSLNLTMTDVTNAVGQSTAYQGAGQFDGKYQTFLLRPNGQLSTAVQYAEVIIARPNGQPVYLKDVARVVESVDDERISRNFWARSYGEAPTEVVLAVSRQAGANAVEVARKVRELLPAFEAQLPGSVKLIPLYDRSKTIVANAEEVERTLMIAFALVVIVIFVFLGRATDTLIPSVALPLSLLITFIVMGALNFSLNNLTLMALTLAIGFLVDDAIVFLENTVRLIEGGEKPMDAAIHSARQITFTIIAMTVSLAVVFLPLVMVTGIIGRIFREFSVTIIVAIFASGLVSITLTPMMCSRILGQRSHENKTWMERHVGGLFRRIAEGYGRTLYFFLHHRWISAVTWVACLGLTVWLFGLLPKTFIPPGDSSFIRGVGIAVEGISPNRIKQIQRQVDAILRKNDAVDETFTLCGFSKGLPSNQMLILAFLKDPGKRPPINAVAADLMRDLRQIPGILPLLRPDPVLQISTGATKNNQGQYAYAISGVNADQVYAAAQQLVAKCREFPGFQNVSSDYFANTPTLGIDVNFLQAQSYGLNNADIERLLKNAYSQNYTYLIKTPIDQYQVIVEAADRERAEPSNLNQLYYKPGSSQVTIPNETVVSPSPYVGMLSVNHINQFPAVTLFFNLKPGASTGAATEFIQRAGAEILPPTVRGQLQGEAQTFSETFSQLSVLLLVAVFIMYVILGILYESWFHPITVLSSLPVATVGGLLTLLLFHSELSLYSYIGLFMLIGIVKKNGIIMVDFAIEQRRAGKTAVEAVHEASVERFRPIIMTTLAALMGAVPIAVGMGADASSRQPLGLVLVGGLIVSQFITLYVTPALYLYLEGVQERLNALYDRLRHAGARSPVTRQPQQA
- a CDS encoding efflux RND transporter periplasmic adaptor subunit, translating into MLRPRFPLFLIPLALLPGCGERPPPGATGQAPPPKNVLVTQVSTQDVPIQLHEFGRITSPESVDVKPQVSGRITEVHFKDGQEVKKGDPLFVIDPRPFQADLEQSQGQLEADQGQLQLAQRNLQRDEQIGKQRFVSEQQIDQDRTQVQNFQGAITKDQAAIELARLNLEYSQVRAPVDGRTGRRLVDMGNYVATGGATLVNIQRQDPVYVDFNISENDLARLRENLAGHTLRVDVDSPAKPEVTKSGSLSFLDNAVSTQAGTVLLRATIPNEDRYLWPGQYVNVALTLQVLRSALVVPSQTVQLGGKGPFLFVIKPDHTAEQRLVTQGPHFGDATVVSKGVQAGETVVVEGQLALANGMKVNPAPYKANGSETPPPDGGHDVTENNPGTGPDQRPKPTPAQEVKSAL